A stretch of Brachyspira suanatina DNA encodes these proteins:
- a CDS encoding DUF6506 family protein translates to MKFAYLIMDKIFDSKKDKASIHNGISQIIGVSNIEEACKIAKELKSEGIDCIELCGGFREEGARKIIEATENKIAVGFVVHLEEQNDIYKKLFGNEN, encoded by the coding sequence ATGAAATTCGCTTATTTAATAATGGATAAAATTTTTGACAGTAAAAAAGATAAAGCATCTATACATAATGGCATTTCACAAATAATAGGAGTTTCAAATATAGAAGAAGCATGCAAAATAGCTAAAGAATTAAAATCAGAAGGCATTGACTGTATAGAGTTGTGCGGAGGATTCAGAGAAGAAGGAGCTAGAAAAATAATAGAAGCTACAGAAAATAAGATCGCAGTTGGATTTGTAGTGCATTTAGAAGAACAGAATGATATTTACAAAAAATTGTTCGGAAATGAGAATTAA
- the yajC gene encoding preprotein translocase subunit YajC, with protein MFTATLYAQGQQAQAGGNPLVSIGMMVAIFAIFYFLLIRPQKQQQKKLAQSIAELKKGDKIIIAGGIIAEYVSDKEGGRVAIVKVGENTKMEIVKSSISAVVTEEMLNTPKKEEKKKEDKKAIEDKNQLKEDLEKAQAEDKKE; from the coding sequence ATGTTCACAGCTACATTATATGCACAAGGACAACAAGCTCAGGCAGGAGGAAACCCATTAGTATCTATAGGTATGATGGTTGCCATATTTGCCATATTTTATTTTTTGTTAATAAGACCGCAAAAACAACAGCAAAAAAAATTAGCACAAAGTATAGCTGAATTAAAGAAAGGAGATAAAATAATAATAGCAGGTGGAATAATAGCTGAATATGTTTCTGATAAAGAAGGCGGAAGAGTTGCAATAGTTAAAGTAGGTGAAAATACTAAAATGGAAATAGTTAAATCTTCTATATCTGCTGTAGTTACAGAAGAAATGCTAAACACTCCTAAAAAAGAAGAGAAGAAAAAAGAGGATAAAAAAGCTATAGAAGATAAAAATCAATTAAAAGAAGATTTGGAAAAAGCTCAGGCAGAAGATAAAAAAGAATAA
- a CDS encoding methyl-accepting chemotaxis protein yields MENKKSLGLQFKIFVLLTVSISIMFVAVITYMVTHNISTSKRKGYASTEYMITTYAKDIEIEMLSYISTLKTLSSSLRNDIVNGTVTRESHAIILGDMLQNNKNLFSIYEMWEKNAFDGRDNEFIDTDYGSEVDGRYGPSYFYDNNVVTYDKVYQEEFDANPNYYTIPKSTKQLYISDVEKDDTYEDAGTVLTVSVVEPILNDSGNFLGTIGVDFSADNLVAIVSDISTNNGLVGYLINQNGTILAATNTQNIGKQISDIYKNHSKEIIDNLNNNNKYSFVTKIDDQKTFNILIPLDSLKDDNNSLALLVNVPEIVIVKENIKNAIVTCILAIIIIIVFLIIINIVIKKSIIDPILKVMHISEKLSSGNLSPDENKSLSSRKDEIGMIFNSIQNTQNKLSNIIKQILDTTNTMENASKNVSAGTMDLSSRTEKQRDDLKLINETMTNTLKVIDKTTNDIVLTNDKIQVLTNSSEHCYNLSKESMVLMEDITKATSEISNITKIIDDIAMQTNILALNASVEAARAGEQGKGFAVVAAEVRNLAQTSQESVKNITNIVNTSIEKIQDGNKKIKETMDALEDITNKARESSYIVSQMVESSTQQDASAREVQSAVNSVDISAEQNSNLVKTNADIVIDMEKETEKLADLMKFFSLK; encoded by the coding sequence ATGGAAAATAAAAAATCTCTTGGACTTCAGTTTAAAATATTTGTACTTCTTACAGTATCTATATCAATAATGTTTGTAGCTGTTATTACTTATATGGTAACACATAATATTTCTACTTCAAAAAGAAAAGGGTATGCCTCTACAGAATATATGATTACAACATATGCTAAAGATATAGAAATAGAAATGCTAAGTTATATATCAACGTTAAAAACATTGTCATCATCACTAAGAAATGATATAGTAAATGGAACTGTTACAAGAGAATCGCATGCAATAATTTTAGGGGATATGCTTCAAAATAATAAAAACTTATTTTCAATATATGAAATGTGGGAAAAAAACGCTTTTGACGGAAGAGATAATGAGTTTATAGATACAGATTATGGTTCTGAAGTTGATGGAAGGTATGGTCCTTCATATTTTTATGATAATAATGTAGTTACTTATGATAAAGTGTATCAAGAAGAATTTGATGCTAATCCAAATTATTATACTATACCAAAAAGTACAAAACAATTATATATAAGTGATGTAGAAAAAGATGATACTTATGAGGATGCTGGAACTGTATTGACTGTTAGTGTAGTTGAGCCTATATTAAATGATTCAGGCAATTTTTTAGGTACTATAGGGGTTGATTTTTCTGCAGATAACTTAGTTGCAATAGTATCTGATATATCTACAAATAATGGTTTAGTTGGATATTTAATTAATCAAAACGGAACTATACTTGCTGCAACTAATACTCAAAATATAGGGAAACAAATATCAGATATATATAAAAATCATTCAAAAGAAATAATTGATAATTTAAACAATAATAATAAATATTCTTTCGTAACCAAAATAGATGACCAAAAAACATTTAATATTTTAATACCATTAGATTCATTGAAAGATGATAATAATTCATTAGCTCTACTTGTAAATGTACCTGAAATTGTCATAGTAAAAGAAAATATAAAAAATGCTATTGTAACTTGTATATTAGCTATTATTATTATTATAGTATTTTTAATCATTATAAATATTGTGATAAAGAAAAGTATAATAGACCCTATATTGAAAGTTATGCATATATCTGAAAAACTAAGCAGCGGTAATTTAAGTCCTGATGAAAATAAATCTTTAAGCAGCAGGAAAGATGAAATAGGAATGATATTTAATTCTATTCAAAATACTCAAAATAAATTATCAAATATAATAAAACAAATACTAGACACCACTAATACTATGGAAAATGCAAGTAAGAATGTAAGTGCTGGTACAATGGATTTATCAAGCAGAACTGAAAAACAAAGAGATGATTTAAAACTTATAAATGAAACTATGACTAATACATTAAAAGTTATAGATAAAACTACTAATGATATAGTATTAACTAATGATAAGATACAAGTGCTTACAAATTCAAGCGAACATTGCTATAATCTATCAAAAGAATCTATGGTTCTTATGGAAGATATTACAAAAGCAACTTCTGAAATTTCAAACATAACAAAAATTATAGATGATATAGCTATGCAGACTAATATACTTGCTCTTAATGCATCAGTAGAAGCGGCACGTGCCGGAGAACAAGGAAAAGGCTTTGCTGTTGTAGCTGCGGAAGTAAGAAATTTAGCACAAACTTCTCAGGAATCTGTAAAAAATATTACAAATATAGTTAATACTAGTATAGAAAAAATACAGGATGGAAATAAAAAAATAAAAGAAACTATGGATGCATTAGAAGATATCACTAATAAAGCTAGAGAAAGCAGCTATATAGTAAGTCAAATGGTTGAATCTTCTACTCAGCAAGATGCTTCTGCAAGAGAGGTTCAAAGTGCCGTTAATAGTGTTGATATTAGTGCTGAACAAAATAGCAATTTGGTAAAAACTAATGCTGATATAGTTATTGATATGGAAAAAGAAACTGAAAAACTTGCTGATCTGATGAAATTTTTCAGTTTAAAATAA
- the secD gene encoding protein translocase subunit SecD: protein MSHNLRLAFIILGLGVMAWFITPTVRWYFFTSDEKKEESNMSLDEMIAKGYTKEQIDNVQSLKRLRSESVNMGLDLQGGIRIVLQADFEEYANRLDRTVSSLTAEEKNDAMERLISRLRGRIDQFGVSEVGIRKQGEDRVVVELPGARDPDRIKSVVLSQGALTFNLVDEQATATLTTNDMLMGVFTNTAKVPEYGKQLYFYSEKDDFGRRVRGAPVIVNKEPSLEGSALINAQVGGGQFGEVTVEFELNAEGSTQFAEVTAQNKNRMLAIVLDDKVISAPNINDEIRGGRGVITGRFTLEEAQDLARILKEGALPLNVSIVEEEVVGQSIGADSVKAGATALLMAAVLVAVFMIAVYRVSGVLSTIAMLVNVVLIIAVLSPLRFTLTLPGIAGLILTIGMAVDANVIIFERIKDELKVKSSVADAIISGYDRAFATIFDSNITTIIVALILWIFGSGPVQGFAITLFFGILINLFTAVFITRYIYEEIIRTKIVKKAGFFFI, encoded by the coding sequence ATGAGTCATAATTTAAGACTAGCATTCATCATTTTAGGACTTGGTGTAATGGCTTGGTTTATTACTCCTACAGTGAGATGGTATTTTTTCACATCTGATGAAAAGAAAGAAGAAAGTAATATGTCTTTAGATGAAATGATAGCTAAAGGATATACTAAAGAACAAATAGATAATGTTCAATCCCTTAAACGTTTAAGAAGCGAATCTGTAAATATGGGTTTGGACTTACAAGGCGGTATAAGGATAGTACTTCAGGCTGATTTTGAAGAGTATGCAAACAGATTGGACAGAACAGTTTCATCTCTTACAGCTGAAGAGAAAAATGATGCTATGGAAAGACTTATATCAAGACTTAGAGGAAGAATAGACCAATTTGGAGTAAGTGAAGTAGGTATAAGAAAGCAGGGAGAAGACAGAGTAGTTGTTGAACTTCCTGGTGCAAGAGACCCTGACAGAATAAAAAGTGTAGTACTTAGTCAGGGAGCTTTAACTTTCAATTTGGTTGATGAACAAGCTACAGCTACTTTAACTACTAATGATATGCTTATGGGAGTATTCACTAATACAGCTAAAGTACCTGAATATGGAAAACAGCTTTATTTCTATAGCGAGAAAGATGATTTTGGAAGAAGAGTAAGGGGAGCTCCTGTTATTGTTAATAAAGAACCTTCATTAGAGGGAAGTGCTTTAATCAATGCTCAGGTAGGCGGCGGTCAATTCGGAGAGGTTACTGTAGAATTTGAACTTAATGCCGAAGGATCTACTCAATTCGCTGAAGTTACTGCACAAAATAAAAATAGAATGCTTGCTATAGTATTAGATGATAAAGTTATAAGTGCTCCTAATATTAATGATGAGATAAGAGGCGGAAGAGGTGTTATCACAGGAAGATTCACTTTAGAAGAAGCTCAGGACTTAGCTAGAATATTAAAAGAAGGAGCTTTACCTCTTAATGTTAGCATTGTAGAAGAAGAAGTTGTAGGACAGTCTATAGGTGCTGACTCTGTTAAAGCTGGAGCTACTGCATTACTTATGGCTGCTGTTTTAGTTGCTGTATTTATGATAGCTGTATATAGAGTATCAGGAGTTTTATCAACTATTGCGATGCTTGTAAACGTTGTACTCATTATAGCAGTATTATCACCTTTAAGATTTACTTTAACATTGCCTGGTATAGCCGGACTTATTCTTACTATAGGTATGGCTGTTGATGCCAATGTTATCATATTTGAGCGTATAAAAGATGAGTTAAAAGTAAAATCTAGTGTTGCTGATGCTATTATATCTGGTTATGACAGAGCATTTGCGACAATATTTGACTCCAACATTACAACTATAATTGTAGCTTTAATACTTTGGATATTCGGAAGTGGTCCTGTACAAGGTTTTGCTATTACTTTGTTCTTCGGTATTTTAATAAACCTATTCACAGCTGTATTCATTACAAGATATATCTATGAAGAGATTATAAGAACTAAAATAGTAAAGAAAGCAGGATTCTTCTTTATTTAA
- the bamA gene encoding outer membrane protein assembly factor BamA, translating to MNFIKKNCIILFSFLLLAAALLISAESDFENLQTARNIAVYEGLTINRIDVTGEVRLTKEQIINNFPIKAGSKFQRTQINEAIKKLFDTQLFDRVAIDANREDDGVVLNIVVAERFIIKDIEYIGNKRLSRTALNDAVKPIMKAGDPYIPQKLNDAVNAIITNYQDKGYLKAYVEPKVVENKDTSDVLIQMNIVEGNEIKVANIRFHGNTHFTANELKRQMSTKENGFMTLGKFNEFTFDGDKDKIVKYYADRGYYRAKVDNVKFTYQWRNPQIKNEQDLIIDIYITEGDKYYFGDIGFKGNFIIPSENIQKDIKSKKGALYNYTYHMSDFQGIQNKYSERGYIFRQVIPVINVNEENKIVNIMYDIVENDKVHIENITIAGNTKTKDFVIERYIDIKPGEVFNTAKIQRVQERLYNTQFFDNINLGVKPGSAEGLMELNLNVTEGKTAMVSGGGGFSTGSGFKVFASIRENNFLGRGLQLGLSGEFGEQQKRIAVNFAEPYLLNLPIYLGVDLSYFNEGINTGYEIGTGDFGIPKYSYYTRHGFEGIVRLGYYFADYYSTFITFDTIVQQYQQWHDQGATAAGPNYVLSDIKKYLTHRVNKKDGSFQRWESDWFTTFIVSYSLLRDSRNDYLNPTKGSFLRGMVDFYFGHTQLTRLSATGFLAVPATEWLSFAFYGELGQIIATPGLSLQNDADVLYYLNPFEDVRGWDTSKYTIFKKNRGLSTYDMLGANGSDGKPTTDSWSYGRAKVRFFAELRVPIIPKTLGFVTFLDAGQLWMPYSTGWNQDGDAHSYPSQFMNIKDIFDPSQYIYSVGFGFRLTIPIFNVRFYIAKRFVYNKEDVGFGKGFQDFEGDTFTPLGAWLGRGWGIAFTMNHPFY from the coding sequence GTGAATTTTATTAAGAAAAATTGTATTATTTTATTTTCATTTCTTTTGCTTGCTGCAGCTTTGCTGATATCTGCAGAAAGTGACTTTGAAAATTTACAAACAGCAAGAAATATAGCTGTATATGAAGGTCTTACAATCAATCGTATAGATGTTACAGGTGAAGTAAGACTTACAAAGGAACAAATAATAAACAATTTTCCTATAAAAGCTGGAAGTAAATTTCAAAGAACACAAATAAATGAGGCTATAAAAAAATTATTTGATACTCAGTTATTTGACAGAGTTGCAATAGATGCCAACAGAGAAGATGACGGAGTAGTTTTAAATATTGTAGTAGCTGAAAGATTTATAATAAAAGATATAGAATATATAGGAAATAAAAGATTAAGCAGAACAGCTCTTAATGATGCAGTAAAACCGATAATGAAAGCTGGTGATCCTTATATACCTCAAAAATTGAATGATGCTGTTAATGCTATTATCACTAACTATCAGGACAAGGGATATTTAAAAGCTTATGTTGAGCCTAAAGTAGTAGAAAATAAAGATACTTCTGATGTTTTAATACAGATGAATATAGTTGAAGGTAATGAAATTAAAGTTGCTAACATAAGATTCCATGGAAATACTCATTTTACTGCAAATGAACTTAAGAGACAAATGTCAACAAAAGAAAATGGCTTTATGACACTTGGTAAATTCAATGAATTCACATTTGATGGAGACAAAGATAAAATAGTTAAATATTATGCAGACAGAGGTTATTATAGAGCCAAAGTTGATAATGTAAAGTTCACCTATCAATGGAGAAATCCTCAAATAAAGAATGAACAGGATTTAATAATAGATATATATATTACAGAAGGTGATAAATATTATTTTGGTGATATAGGATTTAAAGGAAATTTCATTATACCTTCTGAAAATATACAAAAAGATATAAAATCTAAAAAAGGTGCTTTGTATAATTATACATACCATATGTCAGATTTTCAGGGTATACAAAATAAATACTCTGAAAGAGGTTATATATTCAGACAAGTTATACCTGTAATCAACGTTAATGAAGAAAATAAAATTGTAAATATAATGTATGATATAGTTGAAAATGATAAAGTACATATAGAAAATATTACTATAGCTGGGAATACAAAAACTAAAGATTTTGTTATAGAAAGATATATAGATATAAAACCTGGAGAAGTATTCAATACTGCAAAAATACAAAGAGTACAGGAGAGATTATATAACACTCAATTCTTTGATAATATAAATTTAGGGGTAAAACCTGGTTCTGCTGAAGGGCTTATGGAATTAAATTTAAATGTAACTGAAGGAAAAACAGCCATGGTATCTGGAGGTGGCGGTTTTTCCACTGGTTCCGGATTTAAAGTTTTTGCTTCTATTAGAGAAAATAACTTCTTAGGAAGAGGCTTACAGTTGGGATTAAGCGGGGAATTTGGAGAACAGCAAAAACGTATAGCAGTAAATTTTGCTGAACCTTATTTGCTTAATTTACCTATATATTTAGGTGTAGACTTATCATACTTTAATGAAGGAATAAACACGGGATATGAAATAGGAACAGGTGATTTTGGAATACCTAAATATTCATACTATACTAGACATGGTTTTGAAGGTATAGTAAGACTTGGTTATTATTTTGCTGACTACTATTCAACATTCATAACATTTGATACTATAGTACAGCAGTATCAGCAATGGCATGACCAAGGAGCTACTGCTGCAGGTCCTAATTATGTTCTTAGTGACATAAAAAAATATTTAACCCATAGAGTTAATAAAAAGGATGGGTCTTTCCAAAGATGGGAAAGTGATTGGTTCACAACATTCATTGTCTCATATTCTTTACTTAGAGACAGCAGAAACGATTATTTAAACCCTACTAAAGGAAGTTTCTTAAGAGGTATGGTAGATTTCTATTTTGGACATACACAGCTTACAAGATTAAGTGCTACAGGATTCTTGGCCGTACCTGCTACAGAATGGCTTTCATTTGCATTCTACGGAGAATTAGGACAAATAATTGCTACACCAGGACTCTCTCTTCAAAACGATGCGGATGTTTTATACTATCTTAACCCATTTGAAGATGTAAGGGGATGGGATACATCTAAATATACTATATTTAAGAAAAATAGAGGTTTATCAACTTATGATATGCTAGGTGCTAATGGTTCAGATGGTAAACCTACTACTGATTCTTGGAGTTATGGTAGAGCAAAAGTAAGATTCTTTGCAGAACTTCGCGTACCTATAATACCTAAAACTCTTGGATTTGTTACTTTCCTTGATGCAGGACAATTATGGATGCCATATAGTACAGGTTGGAATCAGGATGGAGATGCTCATTCATATCCTTCTCAATTTATGAATATTAAAGATATATTCGATCCTTCTCAATATATATATTCTGTAGGATTCGGATTTAGACTTACAATACCGATATTTAATGTAAGATTCTATATTGCTAAAAGATTTGTTTACAATAAAGAAGATGTTGGATTTGGTAAAGGTTTTCAGGATTTTGAGGGAGATACATTTACTCCTCTAGGTGCTTGGCTTGGAAGAGGCTGGGGAATTGCATTTACTATGAACCATCCATTCTATTAA
- the lpxD gene encoding UDP-3-O-(3-hydroxymyristoyl)glucosamine N-acyltransferase: MKVKDISNFIQAKKIIGDENKEISTLSPINDIIENSIVCIDNNKYLETALNSNANALILREDTANEIKDLKNKTALIHNNPKEAFIKLLYFLFEDKKYPLGTIESTAVIKENANIDNNTYIGDNVHIGKNTTVGKGTIIEANVFLGDNVIIGENCIIYANVTIHDRCVVKDRVIIGSSTVIGNDGFGFFEVNGKQMKIPQRGNVIIENDVELGANVCIDRATLGSTIIREGVKVDNLVQIAHNCDIGEHSIIVSQVGIAGSSKIGNHCILGGQAALADHVTLGDRVIFGGRTAVMSNVKIPSNSIMLGTPAQNIEREKLKMIAEQKLPELINLVEERFEIKIKRIK, translated from the coding sequence ATGAAAGTAAAAGATATAAGCAATTTTATTCAAGCAAAAAAAATAATAGGAGATGAAAATAAAGAAATATCTACACTCTCCCCTATTAATGACATTATAGAAAATTCAATAGTATGCATAGATAATAACAAATATCTTGAAACTGCATTAAACAGTAATGCCAATGCATTGATTTTGAGAGAAGATACTGCTAATGAAATAAAAGATTTAAAAAATAAAACTGCATTGATACATAATAATCCTAAAGAAGCATTTATCAAATTGCTTTACTTTTTATTTGAAGATAAAAAATATCCGCTTGGCACTATAGAATCTACAGCAGTAATAAAAGAAAATGCAAATATAGATAATAATACTTATATAGGTGATAATGTACATATAGGAAAAAATACAACAGTTGGAAAAGGAACTATTATAGAAGCCAATGTATTTTTAGGTGATAATGTAATTATTGGAGAAAACTGTATTATTTATGCTAATGTTACTATTCATGACAGATGTGTAGTAAAAGACAGAGTTATAATTGGTTCTTCTACTGTTATAGGAAATGACGGATTTGGATTCTTCGAAGTTAATGGAAAGCAAATGAAAATACCTCAAAGAGGAAATGTTATAATAGAGAATGATGTTGAGCTTGGAGCGAATGTTTGTATAGATAGAGCCACATTAGGTTCTACTATAATAAGGGAAGGTGTAAAAGTAGATAATCTAGTGCAAATAGCACATAACTGTGATATAGGAGAACATTCTATTATAGTATCTCAAGTAGGAATAGCAGGAAGTTCTAAAATAGGAAATCATTGTATATTAGGAGGACAGGCTGCATTAGCAGATCATGTTACATTAGGAGACAGAGTTATATTTGGAGGAAGAACTGCTGTAATGTCAAATGTAAAAATACCTTCAAATTCTATTATGCTTGGGACTCCGGCACAAAATATAGAAAGAGAAAAATTAAAAATGATTGCAGAACAAAAATTACCTGAATTGATTAATCTGGTTGAAGAGCGTTTTGAAATAAAAATAAAAAGAATTAAGTAA
- a CDS encoding OmpH family outer membrane protein yields MKKYYIMSLLFIAVLTVSIVSPRVFTQSYRLTKVGYIDLERVIKELTSDDEFVEKLKLKLEEYKTRDAMQTNMEDTSIAQNRDYSLRGEVKRQVANSLMSIVKKEGYTLILERTEHAILYADRNFDITEAVIANVKASLQK; encoded by the coding sequence ATGAAAAAGTATTATATTATGAGTTTATTATTTATAGCGGTACTTACAGTATCTATTGTTAGTCCTAGAGTTTTTACTCAGTCATATAGACTCACAAAGGTTGGATATATTGATCTTGAAAGAGTAATAAAAGAACTCACAAGCGATGATGAATTTGTTGAAAAGTTAAAATTAAAATTGGAAGAATATAAAACAAGAGATGCTATGCAGACAAATATGGAAGATACATCTATAGCACAAAACAGAGATTATTCTTTGAGAGGAGAAGTAAAAAGACAAGTTGCTAATTCTCTTATGTCTATAGTAAAAAAAGAAGGATATACTCTAATACTAGAAAGAACTGAACATGCTATTCTTTATGCTGATAGAAATTTTGATATAACAGAAGCTGTTATAGCAAATGTTAAAGCATCTTTGCAAAAATAA